A single window of Pyrus communis chromosome 10, drPyrComm1.1, whole genome shotgun sequence DNA harbors:
- the LOC137746637 gene encoding probable disease resistance protein At5g66900 has translation MSVASVGMGALRTAFQILFDAVKSAQEETTMFEHLLGDIKSTLDFLQPLIKDIENYKSKEGLEYFAIQMEEAANLVQKCSKVGVWRKYKYTNKLHQLSKYLRREFDMIKVQGIKDVRETLVSLRNIEAALSGIEEKLVMTSNHPEKVKCSSAVPEPPFITVGLDWPLKELKMKLLKDEKVSMLVLTAAGGCGKTTLAKMFCQDQEVKDTFKNNIFFVNVSKNPNLDLIVHELYQQKGSELPAFQNEFMAVKWLQIFLKESRHNPLLFVLDDVWSGSESLLDKFDQFKFSNYKILVTSRFSFPRFGSPYHLALLNDEDAMALFHYSASLEDKSSYTSKDLSRKIIKRCKGCPLAIALVGRSLRGQPIEIWQKRVLDWCKGSSILDSDKDLLACLQSSLDALDKEKTIIKECFLDLGSFPEDQRIAAAVLIDMWAELYGLDEEILTIANLHELTTRSLANLVVTRHEREADGYYTEHFVTQHSMLRELAIHQASQDPIDQRERLVINICGDNLPKWLTEQKYQAFKARLLSISIDGAFSAKWPNMQVPEAEVLVLNFQTNNYALPDFVEKMDKLKVLIITNYGLSPAEVNNFELLGSLSNLKRIRLERISIPSISKFLKQLKSLQKMSLFMCDISQGFVQILDALPNLVELNIDYCHDLVELPANLGDLIHLTKLSITNCHKLSTLPEDIGKLVNLEVLRLRSCADLLELPRSIRNLNKVKNFDISDCFSVKELPEDIGAMRSLEKINVSQCSGLKELPASVLDLEQLNEVICDEETETLWEPFLPYLTDVHIKMIKEDMNLNWLNKLPGGHGP, from the exons ATGTCTGTGGCTTCTGTCGGAATGGGTGCTCTGAGAACGGCATTTCAAATACTGTTTGATGCTGTAAAATCAGCGCAGGAGGAAACCACAATGTTCGAGCACCTCCTCGGTGACATCAAATCTACTCTGGACTTTCTACAGCCACTCATCAAAGACATCGAAAATTATAAGTCGAAAGAGGGACTGGAATATTTTGCAATACAAATGGAGGAGGCAGCAAATCTTGTCCAAAAGTGCAGCAAAGTTGGCGTGTGGAGAAAATACAAATACACCAACAAACTTCATCAACTGAGCAAATATCTTCGAAGAGAGTTTGATATGATCAAAGTGCAGGGCATAAAGGATGTGAGGGAGACGTTGGTTTCTTTGAGGAATATCGAGGCGGCGCTCTCTGGAATAGAAGAGAAGTTGGTGATGACAAGTAATCACCCTGAAAAGGTTAAATGTTCGTCTGCGGTGCCTGAACCGCCATTCATTACGGTCGGGTTGGATTGGCCGTTGAAGGAGTTGAAGATGAAGCTTCTCAAGGATGAAAAGGTGTCGATGCTTGTGCTTACTGCTGCTGGAGGATGTGGGAAAACCACCTTAgctaaaatgttttgtcaagatcaagaagtcaaag ATACATTCAAGAACAACATCTTCTTTGTCAATGTCTCGAAAAATCCCAACTTGGACCTTATTGTACATGAACTATATCAACAGAAGGGGTCCGAGCTGCCTGCTTTCCAAAACGAATTCATGGCAGTTAAATGGTTGCAAATTTTTTTGAAGGAATCAAGACACAACCCTCTGTTGTTTGTCCTGGACGATGTTTGGTCAGGATCAGAGTCCCTTCTTGATAAGTTTGATCAattcaagttttcaaattaCAAGATTTTGGTCACATCAAGATTTTCATTTCCGAGATTTGGTTCTCCCTACCATTTGGCATTATTGAATGATGAGGATGCAATGGCTCTTTTTCACTATTCAGCATCCTTGGAGGATAAGAGCTCTTATACTTCCAAAGATCTTTCGAGAAAG ATTATCAAGCGCTGTAAGGGATGCCCACTTGCCATTGCATTGGTTGGGAGGTCACTTCGCGGCCAGCCTATAGAAATCTGGCAGAAAAGAGTACTGGATTGGTGCAAAGGTTCATCTATTCTTGATTCTGACAAGGATTTGCTTGCTTGCCTCCAAAGCAGCTTAGATGCCTTGGATAAAGAAAAGACAATCATCAAGGAATGTTTCCTCGATCTAGGTTCATTTCCCGAGGACCAAAGAATCGCTGCTGCTGTCCTCATTGACATGTGGGCGGAGTTATATGGGCTAGATGAAGAAATTCTGACCATTGCCAACCTTCATGAACTCACCACCCGAAGTTTGGCAAATCTTGTTGTCACAAG GCATGAGAGGGAGGCAGACGGCTATTACACTGAACACTTTGTCACCCAGCACAGCATGCTTAGAGAATTGGCGATCCATCAGGCGAGTCAAGACCCAATAGACCAGAGGGAAAGACTAGTTATAAACATATGTGGGGACAATCTTCCTAAGTGGTTGACAGAACAAAAGTATCAAGCGTTCAAGGCTCGACTATTATCTATCTCAATAG ATGGAGCCTTCTCAGCAAAATGGCCAAACATGCAAGTACCCGAAGCAGAGGTTCTAGTTCTGaattttcaaacaaacaacTATGCCTTACCTGATTTTGTGGAGAAAATGGATAAACTAAAGGTTCTAATAATCACAAATTACGGTTTGTCACCTGCTGAAGTAAATAATTTTGAACTACTTGGTTCGTTATCAAATCTTAAGAGAATTAGATTAGAACGTATTTCAATTCCCTCCATAAGCAAGTTCCTCAAACAGTTGAAAAGTTTGCAAAAGATGTCTCTTTTCATGTGTGATATCAGTCAAGGTTTCGTTCAAATTTTGGATGCACTGCCAAATCTAGTGGAATTGAACATAGATTATTGCCACGACCTGGTGGAACTTCCTGCCAACCTTGGTGACCTTATTCACCTTACGAAGCTTAGCATCACCAACTGTCATAAGCTATCCACGTTGCCTGAGGACATCGGAAAGTTAGTCAATTTAGAAGTGTTGAGGCTTAGGTCATGTGCAGACTTGTTAGAGTTGCCACGCTCGATTAGGAACCttaataaagtaaaaaatttcGACATATCCGATTGCTTTAGCGTAAAGGAGTTACCCGAGGATATTGGTGCAATGCGCAGTTTGGAAAAGATCAACGTTAGCCAGTGCTCAGGATTGAAAGAGTTGCCTGCTTCTGTTTTGGATCTTGAGCAGTTGAATGAAGTGATATGCGACGAGGAGACGGAAACTTTATGGGAACCCTTCTTACCATATTTGACAGACGTACACATAAAGATGATCAAAGAAGATATGAACCTAAATTGGCTCAACAAGCTTCCAGGAGGCCATGGTCCTTGA
- the LOC137747839 gene encoding uncharacterized mitochondrial protein AtMg00810-like: protein MKEYGELKYFLGIEVAQSKHDIFLSQRKYVLDLLDETDMLDCKLVDTPIEQNHSLGLFPDQVPTHKEWYQWLVGRLIYLSHTRSDIAYEVSVISQFMHMPSEAHIDAVIHILRYLKMAPGRGLDFSKNGHLNVEGYTDANWVSSITDRQSTSGYFTFVGGNLVTWRSKKQKVVARSSVEAEFRDQLADVFTKVVSNSVFSNSLDKLDMRDIFAPT from the exons atgaaagaataTGGTgaattgaagtattttcttggaattGAGGTTGCACAATCCAAGCATGATATTTTTCTATCTCAACGAAAGTATGTTCTTGATTTGTTAGATGAAACAGATATGTTAGATTGCAAACTTGTTGATACTCCGATTGAGCAGAATCATAGTCTGGGCTTATTTCCGGATCAAGTTCCTACTCATAAGGAATGGTATCAGTGGCTTGTGGggagattaatttatttgtctcaCACTCGCTCTGACATTGCTTATGAAGTTAGTGTGATAAGTCAGTTTATGCACATGCCCAGTGAAGCTCATATCGATGCAGTAATCCATATTTTGAGGTACTTGAAGATGGCTCCTGGCAGAGGCTTGGATTTCTCCAAGAATGGTCATTTGAATGTCGAAGGGTATACAGATGCAAATTGGGTAAGTTCTATCACTGACCGGCAATCTACATCTGGATATTTTACGTTTGTGGGTGGTAATCTAgttacttggagaagcaagaaacaaaaagtGGTGGCTAGGTCAAGTGTTGAAGCTGAGTTCCGTG ATCAACTCGCTGATGTGTTTACTAAGGTTGTGTCTAATAGTGTGTTTTCCAACTCGCTTGACAAGTTGGACATGCGTGACATCTttgctccaacttga
- the LOC137746638 gene encoding serine/threonine-protein kinase SRK2I-like — protein sequence MDRQAMTVGPAMDMPIMHDSDRYDFVRDIGSGNFGVARLMTDKQTKELVAVKYIERGSKIDENVQREIINHRSLRHPNIIRFKEVILTPTHLAIVMEYAAGGEMFERIHNAGRFSEDEARFFFQQLISGVSYCHAMQVCHRDLKLENTLLDGSPAPRLKICDFGYSKSSVLHSQPKSTVGTPAYIAPEVLLRQEYDGKIADVWSCGVTLYVMLMGAYPFEDPDEPKDFRKTIQRILSVQYSIPDTVQISHECLELISRIFVPDPSARITIPEIKNHPWFLKNLPADLMDEGNQFEEPDQPMQSIDAIMQIIAEATIPAAGTLGLSSYMTDNLDMDDDMDDLDSESELDVDSSGEIVYAI from the exons ATGGATCGGCAGGCGATGACGGTCGGGCCGGCCATGGACATGCCGATCATGCACGACAGCGACCGGTACGATTTCGTCCGAGATATCGGCTCAGGAAACTTCGGGGTCGCCAGGCTGATGACGGACAAGCAGACCAAGGAGCTCGTCGCCGTCAAGTACATCGAGCGCGGCAGCAAG ATTGATGAAAATGTTCAAAGGGAGATAATAAATCATAGGTCTCTGAGGCACCCGAACATCATTAGATTCAAAGAG GTCATTCTGACTCCTACCCATCTGGCCATTGTTATGGAATATGCTGCCGGAGGAGAAATGTTTGAACGAATACACAATGCAGGGCGGTTCAGTGAGGATGAG GCCCGCTTCTTTTTTCAACAACTTATATCTGGAGTCAGCTATTGCCATGCTATG CAAGTATGTCACCGAGACTTGAAGTTGGAAAACACTTTGTTGGATGGCAGTCCAGCTCCTCGTTTGAAAATATGTGATTTTGGGTACTCAAAG TCTTCAGTGCTTCATTCACAACCAAAATCTACTGTGGGAACTCCTGCATACATTGCTCCAGAAGTATTACTGAGGCAAGAATATGACGGAAAG ATTGCAGATGTATGGTCATGTGGGGTAACCTTATATGTGATGCTGATGGGAGCATATCCTTTCGAGGATCCTGATGAACCGAAAGATTTCCGGAAGACCATACAA AGGATACTCAGCGTCCAGTATTCCATTCCAGATACTGTTCAAATATCTCATGAATGTCTAGAGCTGATATCGAGAATTTTTGTCCCAGATCCTTCTGCG AGAATTACCATTCCTGAGATCAAGAACCACCCGTGGTTCTTGAAGAATCTCCCTGCTGATCTGATGGACGAGGGCAACCAGTTCGAAGAGCCTGATCAACCCATGCAAAGCATTGACGCAATCATGCAAATCATTGCCGAGGCCACTATACCAGCAGCTGGAACCCTTGGTCTGAGCTCTTACATGACGGACAACCTGGACATGGACGATGATATGGACGACTTAGACTCAGAGTCTGAACTTGATGTTGATAGCAGCGGGGAAATAGTCTACGCAATTTAA